The Anomaloglossus baeobatrachus isolate aAnoBae1 chromosome 4, aAnoBae1.hap1, whole genome shotgun sequence genome contains the following window.
ccagggtcacggaaccgggcaacggccaccccgtgaactgtccccgtaaatatacgtaCCCCATAGGCCTTGGCGGCACATCTAGGCTTAACTGGTGCCAAAACCACCAACACAGAGTGAAGAGTCTGAAGCTAGAACAGGTCCATCAGAATGCCAGTGGAGGAACATCAAAGAGCCACGATGGCAGACACAGGTGAGAAGTGAATACGATGGTTTATTGTTCTCTAGAGTTGAAACTTGATAAACAGCTTTCTCCTAATATAACTTGGTGCTCATTCGATTTGCTTCAAATTCGATGGAAATCAAAGTTCCTAAATACATTTGAGCAAATCTCCCTAATTCAAATTTTGACAGATTCATCATTACTAATAATAATCAGAGATTTCCAGAGTTTCATTAATAATGATATTTATTAATAGGATATTTATGAAATGTCTTCTGTCTTTAGGTGGGAAGTGGGTATCTCAGCTAGAAGAAGTGATCGCTATCCCCGGAGAAGAAGTGATCATTCCTTGTCATTACTCACTGGAGACTCTGGGGGAGGCTCGAACAGTGTCCTGGTATATGGGAGATTATGATGGATGTGTCTACAGTGAGAAAGATCTACTTTACACCTGGGACCAACCACAGACATACAGCCGATATTCACTGGTGAACTTCCCTGAAGATGTCTCTCTGCGTATACACAGTGTTCAGCAATTTGAAGTCCCACATTATTGTTGCAAAGTGACCACCAGTAAAGGAAAAACTGAAAGCAAATTAAGTACAACATTGGCCATCGCAGGTAAATAATGCTTTGTGTTGTATACCAGAGGTAGAAGAGGACACTTTCTTTTGATGCACACTTGtagaggttgtccattactttaacattgatgacctaaatTTGGGACAACTCATTAATGTCCGATCAGCCGAAGCCCCATACCACTGATCAGTTGTTCTCAGTCCTGGCGGTGGCAGAAAGTGGCTCGAAATGCTCAGTTTTGAAGCATACCTGTCAACAGgtagtggccgggtactgcacatctgcctcatttTCATTTGagagggaggcggatgtgcagtaccagcctgcagccgctatcagaagacagagcagctctggaATTGCTCATTTCTGGTCCTAGAACAGCTGATAGGCGAGGGTGCGGGATGTAAGACCCCGACCGATCAGACATTCATGAtctatcctaaaggccgctttacacgcaacgaaatcgctagcgatctcgttagcaatgtgacactccCAGATTGTtgctacgatttgctgagatcgctcataggtcgttttgtagcggtcacacgtactcttctcacaaacgacgcaacatcgttcagcgatatactgtttgaccaaggcagtcatTTGGAcatcgtcacacagcattcctcccaatgaaatcagaacgcagttggtaccactaattagagcggaggaggcatggagcattgctcattatgacacgcccgcgtcgctgatgagggATGCACTAACGatcttgttcgtcgttggcagggtgtcaaacgtagcaatatgtctgctgcgttctaaacgacgaacaatattttgaaactgattgatgtgtcaacgatcaacgatttttgctattTTTACTATCGTTCatagtcgctcataggtgtcacacgcaatgacgtcactaacgacgatggaagtgcgtcacgaaaaccgtgaccccgacaacatatcgtgagataaatcgttgcgtgtaaagcagccttaaggataggccatcaatgtaaaagtagtggatatatAGCCCAAAAACAGTATTCAACCAAGGCAATCATAGGaataataattataaattttattgattcattaaaaaatataaaaacacacagACAATTAAAAAACGAGAAAGGATCTTTTGGTgtgctggggggcatagacatcaggaAAGGTGGCACAGGATGATGATTGCAATGAATTAGTACATGTTAATGAATTTTTACCAGATATGCTAAATTATAAATTCAGCATAAgttatataaaatacataattgaTTTAATTTGTAAGATAATTTTTACCTATATAGTCACACATCTGATATAGAATGTATAATATAGCGAGGTATTAATATAAATGCAATTCAATAACATTGTAAAAATCTCTTTATGTACTCATAGGATGTATGCAATCTAAGAAATATCTTCATTTTACATTTTATCATTTCCAGTATCCATATAAAATGGTACAATAATCAATTGGACGCCAAATGAATAGTAGTTAATGCTGATAACTGCATGTGACATACCAAATATGATGAATAGCCTCACACACTACtcaaaaagtagtggataacctctttaataatgaccgcgggcagtaatattacgtcctagtggtGATAGTGTTAATTTACCCCGTGTTCTGCTGCAAGCAGACCGCAGCGATCAGCGCacttgtcagctgatttgtacagctgacatgtgtgcctgacaGGCATGAGCGGAATCACGTTCTGCCAATCCCCTTAAGTGGCGCTAAAAACTTTACTTACCGGCCTctctcggaagtcacgtgatgtgatcacgtggatccggtggttgtcatggtagcacatggtcatgtgatgactcctgtagctcacataggGCAGTAACATAGGTCTTGTAACTAGCATGCGAGTACTGGttattacaagagatgagcatttctcccgatTTGAGTGATGCTGCTTTGATTGTGAGAAAGGAACAAGCGTCCAagctgctgatccatatagccccctagggggggttataaaaaaaagtaaaaaaaaagttttgaaaaatttaaaaaaacccctaaaagttcaaaacaccctccattgaaaattaaagagttaaaaaaataaaataaaaaatatacacacatttggtatcgccgcattcagaaacgcccgatctatcaacatctaaaatcaattaatctgatcggtaaacagcgtagtggcaaaagaattccaaatgccaaaattacgttttttggtcaccacaaattttgcggaaaatgcaataacaggcgatcaaaatgtagcacctgcgcaaaaattgtatagttaaaaacatcagctcgagacgcaaaaaataagccagcaCTGAAACATAGATccggaaaaataaaaacgctacaGATTGCGGAAAATGGTACAAAAATgtatgccacttttttcggacaaacttctgattttttttaaaccccttagataaaagtaaacctatgtatgtttggtgtctaaaaactcgcaccgacctcaggcatcaaaacgacacatcagttttaccagatAGTGAACATTGTGAATAAAATCTCACAAACAATAAtgaaattgtactttttttttcaatttttccgcatttggaatttttaccATTTtctggtacactatatggtaaaacgcatgatttcatttaaaagtgcagctcATTCCATAAAAAATAAGCCTTTACacggctatattgactgaaaaataacaaagttacatctctcggaagaagaatgacaaaaaaaccccaaaaaacggaaagtggccggccgtgaaggggttaaattatgggatcccctctatatttgataaccagccacggtaaagcagactaCTGGGGGTTGCAGCTTGTAACTGTTGCTTTACCCTTACTGGTCATCAAACATAGGGCGGGAGcccaggtaattttttttttaactattgtaCACTgggcaatcacagccatgccaatacttgacatggctgtgatggggatgGAAGTGCCCACACTTGAAAAGCTTGCTTATTCaatgcctttcaacaaactttattcagatgACAAAACCGAACAGGAACCCTATATACAGTAAAAAGTCCATGTTCAGGGGTTCAGCACCGGACACAAGTAGAGATGTGCGAACCCattgaagttcggttcggcagggtCAGCCGAACTTTAAATTAAGTTTGGTTTGGACCTGAACTTGAcatgaaccccaatgaaagtcactaattgggcagtttgggtcacatgcagccagccatgaacagatcacttctgatcacgctgttgttacccacagtgtgagccattcaagcaCCGCAAGCTGCAGGCACTGGgcggagcaccaagtgtacccaagcCCAGCAATGCTCTCAAGAGTGAAATCTATACAtctagcacccaaactctgaatctGAACTCTGTTTTCTCATATAAgtccgaacaccgaacctcgggttcactcatctctaggcaCAAGGTAGtcagtacgaaccccgaactttacagttcgggttcactcattccTAGTCCTAAATTATGCTCCTCTAGTACTCTATAATCTATCCCATGGAGTCTTCTTCTTCATTTGTACACTTTTCTATCCCAAGAATCCTGCATACTCAATCTCTAGATAATTAGTTATATTCAATGAGTGTACAGTATATAATGATTTGTCCCTCAAGTATAGTTTTAATTGTTGTATTTTCCACTGGGATGTTTTAATTTCTTGTGTATTTCTAGGTTTTCCATTCTCTTTTACTGTTACACAACCAAATAATATCACAGCTCATAGAGATGAGTCTGTGACACTGAACTGCTCCTACAGCCAATATATGGAGAGTGAAGTCCTGGGGGTTAATATTTACTGGAGAGCGGGCAACATCAGCGGACCTTACGCCTACCACCCCTACAAAGAAATGGTCCATCCCAGGTATAGCGGGAGAACAGAAATAAAAGGAGCAGCTGATCTCCATATACGGGGGCTGCAGACATCAGACGACTCCATCTATTACTGCTTTGTGATGTTCAAAATGTGTAAAGGAAAGGCCGACTACCAAAGACTAATTCAGTATGGAGAGGGCTCCAGACTAATTGTCACAGGTAAAATCGAACTATGAAACAAACTTGTATAAAATAATCAATACCATAGTTCTTGGAAAATATAATGGCTTTACAGTAGACATCTCTCAACACTTAAAATAGTTATTTTATAGAGGTCAAACTAAAAAATCCCTTCTCATTGGTCATTTTTGACCCTGTTAAAAAAAACCACTCATACTCACCTACGGTGTTGGCGCTGTTGCAGCACTGTCGGCacttgctctcctggggctcatgtgagGCTGTTTCGTCACACGAGCCCTTTGATTTGCAgctaataaattatttatttattgtactactGAAAAGCTTATAATTGCCTGGAAAGCACATGAATAAAACTGTGAGGTCTCCAAGGCGTATAAGgtcttaggctaatttcacacatcagtttttggcatcaggcacaatccggcgtgtgcctgatgcaacggatccggcacagaatatgcaaaaactgatgtgcctgatccttttttttgacggttccaatatacctgatccgtcaaaaaaattcggcgcatccgtttttgcatccttttcgtttttttatttgctgaatctgtttttttcaatacattggagcatgctcagtttacaaaaacgatgGCCGCATCCGTTCTTTACCGCATTATGGCGTCCAtatgcttccattgtaaaacacgccgtatcgcgtcggatccggcgtgatgcggttttttgccggacaaaaaaacgttacaagatacgttccctccggccgccgctttaggcaattatgacggatccggcagaagccggatgcaacgcaaggccatcaggcacaatccggcgttaaTACAAATCAATtgggataaaacggatctggtgccggatccgttttacccgtttttttccggattgtgcctgatggaaaaaaactgatgtgtgaaattagccttaaggggaacctgtcaccactttcttggcctataagctgtggccaccaccattgggctcttatatacagtattctaacatgctgtatataagagctcaggccactgtgagaacataaaaaacactttataatacttacctaacagtcgcgcggttggccatatgggcttctccgttgtccagtgccggcgcctcctcttttgaccatctttgttctccttaactagccacggtgcatgacgagtctgacgtcatacacacttgatggcattcaggtcctgagcaggaccggcgagtgtgtatgacgtagatcacacaggcttcagaaagaggacgaagatagccaaaagaagaggcgccggcaccggagaacagagacgcccatatggccaaccacgcgaccgttaggtaaattttataaagtgttttttttatgttatcacagtgacctgggctcttatatacagtatattagtatatagagcccggtggtggtggttgcagcttatagggcaaaaaagtggtgagaggttccctttaaggtctccTAGGCATATATTGAACACCTTTTGAGCTCTAGCAATGAACGCATAGCCTTATTAATGTCCAAGTGAACTTTTCTGACTGTAAACTCATGGCAAGCAGTGTTAATCAGCAGCCTGTTTAACGACACACAGCATTTTCAGACTTCTTTAGCTGCCGAAATTGTATAAACGGTGCAAAAATGATCACTTGTTTAGACACATGTCTACCAGGCTATGGTTAATGTTGTGGCAGGCATTCCATTACACCCTCCACTTCATCCCCCCTAATACATTGCCCAGTTGCAAATGAGTGAACTTCATTTGGTACAACTATGGCAGGAATGGAAATGCTGGATAATTTTTCTATGGTGTCTGAAGCTACTTACCTCcgggagtctaaggggtactttgcacgttgcgacattgcaagccgatggtagcgatgccgagcgcgatagtccccgcccccgtcgcagctgcgatctcttgtgatagctgccgtagcgaacattatcgctacggcagcttcacacgcacttacctgccctgcgacgtcgctctggccggcgacccgcctccttcctaagggggcgggtcgtgcggcgtcatagcgacgtcacacggcaggcagccaatagaagcggaggggcggagatgagcgggacataaacatccctcccacctccttacttccgcatagacgttgtgagccgcaggacacaggtaggagatgtcccTTGCtcgtgcgacttcatacacagcaatgtgtgctgccgcaggaacgaggaacagcatcgttacatcggtccttccgaaattatggaaattaccaacactacaccgatcatacgatttcgacgcttttgcgctcgttaatcgtatcaaaaatgatttacacactccgatgtcgacagtgatgctggatgtgcgtcactttcgatttgaacccaccgacatcgcacctgcgatgtcatagtgtgcaaagtacccctaagtcctggcTGTCTCCGTGAATCAGTGATCAAGGAATACTATGGATTTTAAAAAATAGGAATGGAAATTCCCAGCAGTGTTGGTAACGCTGCTGCTGGGGGCTGACACTttaattttttgtgattttttttttttttattgccagtACCACATTTTGTTTAAACATATATTTATAACACAAGTATAACGGACttccggttccggtcctggctgaggtggacgcTTGAGGGAGAAACTCCCGCCACCCCCTGGAAGAATCAGTCGGAGAGAAGCCCCCCGCAGCTGTGCAAGCGGCGAAAACCACACAGACGGGAAGCGGAGACCAGCGGCGATGGATAGGTACCTTCTAAGGAGCGCTGGTGGCGGCGAGGGAACCGGGAGAAGCGGCGACGCTGCTGACACGAACGAGGTGGAAGCTgcgaacatggcgccggagtgcctGTCGGGGGCGGAGTCAGCGGTGCAGGGGAGCGTGGCGATGGATGTAAGCCGGAGCGGCAGAGCAACGGAGGACACAGCCGAGGAGGCAGGGGGAAGCGGAGCTGGAGGGAGATGGCTACAGGGGTCAGAGGAGGGCGGCTCGCAGTGGGAGGATGAGGGAGATGTGGAGGGAGAGTTGAGAGAGGGAGGGCCTGCTGAGACGGGGGGGGGGTGAAGGAGGAGTGAGAGGGCCAAAGGAGTGTACAGGCCGACAGAGGAGAGAGAGCGGGGGTAAACGGGGACAACCACATTACAGGAGGAGCACATCCTCTGGCATCCCTGGTAAAGGAAGCAAGAAGCAGCAGGATTCACTGCCACCTCAATCCCATCAGTcaccagagggaggcagaggctcagcACAACCAAGAAGGCCTAGGAAACCAGCACCACCTGCTGGCCAAAGCAAGCAAATACAAGAGTtccatgtggactataaaaaactggcaatAGAAGTGACATCTCATCTGTCTAAGGAAATAAAAACAGCCATAGAGACAGCAATACAAACTTCACTAGCcgccatgcagaagcaattgactgACCATTCTGACAGGctgacagaaacagagcagagaatctctaactctgaggaggcaatcttgaccatgcaagagcaaatagcaacTCTAATACAATCCAACGAGCACCTGAAAGCcaaggcagaggacctagaaaacaggtcgagacgaaacaatctccgcattgtggggctgccagaaacgGTGTCTCTGGGGCAGCTAGACAACATCTGCGAAGCGGAACTACCACAGGCGTTGGGTATAAAAGCAAAATTTAGAgtggaaagagcccacagagtgggaccattgaggcaaCAGGAGGTGAACAAAGGAAATGGACAAAATACAAATACAAACGGTAAATCCCctccaagagccagacaggtgatagtcaagtACCTAGACTACAAACACAAAGAAGAAATATTGAAGGCTTTTAGAGAACGCAAACGGCCTCTACAATACCAAGGAAACAGACTGTTGATTTTTGGGGACTATTCCGTTGATGTATCCAAGCGGAGGAAGGATTTCAGTAAACTGTGCACATTCCTGTAcaacaaaagagtaaaatgccaacTACTCTACCCAGCCATATTgaaggtcaggaactccaatggcTCATTCTCGTATTACAAAGACCACAAGGAGGCGGAAGACATCCTTATGTCAGAACATGACGGAGGAGGACCGGAGGAACGGGAGGGGAGATTTAAAGAGGGAGGAACTTACAGAGGAGGATCCCCTTCAGGTACAGGAAGAGAGGGCGGACTACACGACAGACAATCGCAATCACAACCTGAGACCAGCGGACAGGGGAATCGGAGCCCAACTCAGCAACCCAGTCCCAGACCGGGCACCAGGGAGAAGCGCTCTTGAGAGCCACCAAGACATGTGAT
Protein-coding sequences here:
- the LOC142302122 gene encoding uncharacterized protein LOC142302122 → MRLSILLFCCFHGTCWTLNNFCVYQPKTLSVKEGDSVTVPCSFTYLEELREKSQIIVNWGERDGPTCSKIKKSITDGSGNIMDEYKDRMSIIKSPNNNRTESLIIRGVKASDGITFCCRATILPFSYTWYDTYGTSLHFAGGKWVSQLEEVIAIPGEEVIIPCHYSLETLGEARTVSWYMGDYDGCVYSEKDLLYTWDQPQTYSRYSLVNFPEDVSLRIHSVQQFEVPHYCCKVTTSKGKTESKLSTTLAIAGFPFSFTVTQPNNITAHRDESVTLNCSYSQYMESEVLGVNIYWRAGNISGPYAYHPYKEMVHPRYSGRTEIKGAADLHIRGLQTSDDSIYYCFVMFKMCKGKADYQRLIQYGEGSRLIVTDVVQPHLHPTTVIFVSYIACKFFMSLALFLLALFYYKYQ